AGCTGAAAGTCCCTCTCGATAACCCGCACTTTTTGTGACTTCGTGTAGTCAATAACCAAAGACTCCCCTTGAACAAATAATGCCAAATCTCTTCCTACAAGCACTCGATCCACAAACCCCGCCTGATAAACTAACTCTGCTTCTGCCAATCGTAAGTTCAAAGGCTGTATAACAGCCCCGATTCTCATCAGCGCAAACACAATTTCTACCATCTCAACCGACGGCCTCAAGAAAAGACCAATAGCCTGCCTTTGTGCAACTCCAGATTCTCGCAACCAAGCCGCAGCACAGTCAACACCCACATCCAATTCACGATACGTAATCACATCGCCACCACAAACCAAAGCATTTCGCTCCGGCCATCTCTCACCCGCCAACCTCAACCAATCACGCATATACAAACGGGGAGACTTCCGCCTCCCCGCCTCCTATCTCTATCCTCAACAGAACATCACGGACGCCATGGATACTTACGAAAGTCCGGATTACGCTTCTCCAAAAAGGCATTCTTGCCCTCACTGCCTTCCTCAGACATGTAATACAGCATCGTCGCATCCCCTGCCAGCACTTGCAAGCCCGTTTGACCATCCAAATCGGCATTCATTGCAGCCTTCAGAAAACGTATTGAGATCGGACTCTTTTCAAGTATCTCCTGCGCCCATTGAATCCCTTCACGCTCAAGCATATCTACAGGCACAACAGCGTTCACCAATCCCATGTCCAATGCCGCCTGTGCATCATACTGACGACACAGGTACCAGATTTCACGTGCCTTCTTTTGACCCACAATCCGCGCTAATGTCGACGACCCATACCCCGCGTCAAAGCTACCAACCTTTGGCCCTGTCTGACCAAAAATCGCGTTGTCAGCGGCAATTGTCATATCACATATCACGTGCAACACATGGCCGCCGCCGATCGCAAATCCTGCAACTAGTGCAATAACTGGCTTCGGCATCGTACGGATTATCCGCTGCAGTTCGAGCACATTCAGCCGAGGAACTCCATCGCCACCCACATAGCCAGCATGTCCCCGCACCCGCTGATCGCCGCCAGAACAAAAGGCATACTTTCCGTCTTTAGCCGGACCATTCCCTGTCAGCAGAATGACACCGACTTCCGAGTCGTGCCAGACGTGCATAAACGCGTCAATCATCTCGTTTATGGTCTCTGGTCGGAAAGCATTCCGAACTTCGGGACGGTTAAAGGCAATTCGAGCCATCCCATCTGCCTTGTGATACGT
The nucleotide sequence above comes from Candidatus Flexicrinis proximus. Encoded proteins:
- the menB gene encoding 1,4-dihydroxy-2-naphthoyl-CoA synthase; this encodes MVDWVEVKPYQDITYHKADGMARIAFNRPEVRNAFRPETINEMIDAFMHVWHDSEVGVILLTGNGPAKDGKYAFCSGGDQRVRGHAGYVGGDGVPRLNVLELQRIIRTMPKPVIALVAGFAIGGGHVLHVICDMTIAADNAIFGQTGPKVGSFDAGYGSSTLARIVGQKKAREIWYLCRQYDAQAALDMGLVNAVVPVDMLEREGIQWAQEILEKSPISIRFLKAAMNADLDGQTGLQVLAGDATMLYYMSEEGSEGKNAFLEKRNPDFRKYPWRP